In Stieleria varia, one genomic interval encodes:
- a CDS encoding type I restriction endonuclease subunit R, with protein sequence MISEDQLEQLSLDWLRQTGWEYANGLNISPDSDDPERDDYRVVVLKDRLAEAVARLNPGLPSSAVEEVVHVVTHVDHPSLRQRNRELHRLYTNGVKVEYSTPDADGQDGKETIYAQIIDFQHPDNNDLLVVNQFSVKGTKQARRPDLVIFVNGLPLAVIELKNPADQSADVWKAYSQLQTYKDEISDLMAYNVALVISDGFNARVGSLTANQERFMPWNVIKNEDDRPLLEYQLEKIVRGFFDPKLFLDYMRYFVLFEDDGDQLIKKIAGYHQFHGVREAVRVTTIAAADTDDGVVRERRATYGAEVQPGSRKAGVFWHTQGSGKSISMACYAGKLLQQPEMKNPTLVVVTDRNELDGQLYQQFCMAKDLLKQTPEQANSRDELREMLASRESGGIIFTTVQKFSLLDNEDEHPLLCNRRNVVVISDEAHRSQYGLKARLKQIKDKETGVVVDAKYVFGFAKHMRDALPNASFIGFTGTPIDKEDKDTRGVFGDYVSIYDIQDAVDDGATVPIYYESRLVKIDINRAAIDELNKNVEEVIEDEEDVAAREKTKGRWAELAKLVGSGPRLAEVAADVVAHFEKRTASVEGKAMFVGMSRQICVDLFAEIIKLRPEWEGTKITNEEGKEVGYNHEDGAIRIIMTGSATDKWDIQQHVYTGRAKKRLEKRFKDPYDPVKIVIVRDMWLTGFDAPCCHTMYVDKPMSGHNLMQAIARVNRVFKDKPGGVVVDYIGIGSELKAALKTYTDAKGKGQPTLKAEEALRVLHEKMDAVRGLFHDFDYSGYRDNALALLPPAANHILGLEKQNDKTGMQRFLDIMASISKAYSLCSTLDEAQPYHLEIAFLSAVRAAIVKNTTVDQKLVQDQKNSAMKQILDNAVVSEGVVDVFSLANLDKPNIGLLSDEFLEDVRNMPLKNLAVELLEKLLRDEIRSRSARNVVQEKAYTDRLIATLRKYHNRSIETAQVIEELIAMAKDFQARLKRDEELGLSGDEVAFYDALANNESAVRELGDEILKKIAVEITEKLKASTTIDWRERDSVRARLRNLVRVLLRRYKYPPDDAPAAIELVMKQAEALAEGWSNEEL encoded by the coding sequence ATGATCTCTGAAGACCAACTCGAACAGCTGTCCCTCGACTGGCTCCGCCAGACCGGTTGGGAATACGCCAACGGCTTGAACATCTCGCCCGACAGTGACGATCCGGAGCGGGATGACTATCGAGTTGTCGTCTTGAAAGATCGTTTGGCCGAGGCGGTGGCTCGGCTGAATCCGGGGTTGCCGTCATCGGCCGTCGAAGAAGTGGTGCATGTCGTTACGCACGTGGATCATCCCAGTCTGCGGCAACGCAATCGAGAACTTCATCGGCTCTACACGAACGGGGTTAAGGTCGAATACAGCACCCCTGATGCAGACGGACAGGATGGCAAGGAAACGATCTACGCTCAAATCATCGACTTTCAGCATCCCGACAACAATGACTTGCTGGTGGTCAATCAATTCAGCGTAAAGGGTACCAAGCAGGCTCGCCGGCCGGACCTGGTGATCTTTGTCAATGGCTTGCCCCTGGCGGTTATCGAACTGAAGAACCCGGCGGATCAATCGGCCGATGTTTGGAAGGCTTACTCGCAACTGCAAACGTACAAGGACGAAATCTCGGACCTGATGGCCTACAACGTGGCGCTCGTCATCAGCGATGGATTCAATGCGCGAGTCGGTTCGCTGACGGCGAATCAGGAACGGTTCATGCCATGGAACGTGATTAAGAACGAGGACGATCGGCCGTTGCTGGAATACCAGTTGGAGAAAATCGTTCGTGGGTTCTTTGATCCGAAATTGTTTCTGGATTACATGCGGTACTTTGTGCTGTTTGAAGACGATGGCGATCAGCTAATCAAAAAGATCGCTGGTTACCATCAGTTCCATGGTGTTCGTGAAGCTGTTCGAGTGACCACGATCGCGGCTGCGGATACTGACGATGGCGTGGTGCGGGAACGCCGAGCCACGTACGGAGCGGAAGTTCAGCCGGGATCACGGAAAGCGGGGGTGTTCTGGCATACGCAGGGAAGCGGCAAGAGCATTTCTATGGCGTGTTACGCCGGCAAACTGCTGCAGCAGCCGGAAATGAAGAATCCGACGCTGGTGGTGGTGACCGATCGCAACGAGCTGGATGGTCAACTGTATCAACAGTTTTGCATGGCCAAAGATTTGCTGAAGCAAACGCCTGAGCAAGCCAATAGTCGAGATGAACTTCGCGAGATGCTGGCCTCACGCGAATCAGGCGGCATCATTTTTACGACCGTGCAAAAGTTCTCGCTGCTGGACAACGAAGACGAACACCCGCTGCTTTGCAATCGCAGAAATGTCGTGGTGATCTCCGATGAAGCCCACCGCAGCCAATACGGCTTGAAGGCTCGACTGAAGCAGATCAAGGACAAAGAGACCGGCGTAGTCGTCGACGCAAAGTACGTGTTCGGTTTTGCCAAACACATGCGAGACGCGTTGCCGAACGCATCATTCATCGGATTCACCGGCACGCCAATCGACAAGGAAGACAAGGACACTCGCGGAGTCTTTGGCGACTACGTCAGCATCTACGACATTCAGGACGCCGTCGATGACGGAGCCACGGTTCCGATCTACTACGAAAGCCGACTGGTCAAGATCGACATCAATCGTGCGGCAATCGACGAGCTGAACAAGAACGTCGAAGAGGTCATCGAAGACGAAGAAGACGTCGCCGCCAGAGAAAAGACGAAAGGCCGCTGGGCAGAGTTGGCCAAATTGGTTGGATCAGGACCGAGATTGGCCGAAGTGGCTGCAGACGTGGTGGCTCATTTTGAAAAGCGTACCGCGTCGGTCGAAGGCAAGGCGATGTTCGTGGGAATGAGCCGTCAGATCTGCGTGGACCTGTTCGCCGAAATCATCAAGTTGCGACCCGAATGGGAAGGCACGAAGATCACGAATGAAGAAGGCAAAGAGGTTGGATACAACCATGAAGACGGTGCCATTCGAATCATCATGACCGGTTCCGCAACGGACAAATGGGACATCCAGCAACACGTTTACACGGGTCGTGCCAAGAAACGACTCGAAAAGCGATTCAAAGACCCGTACGACCCGGTGAAGATCGTCATTGTACGCGACATGTGGCTGACCGGTTTCGACGCGCCCTGTTGCCACACGATGTATGTCGACAAGCCGATGTCGGGGCACAACCTGATGCAGGCGATCGCGCGAGTGAATCGCGTCTTCAAAGACAAACCGGGTGGTGTGGTCGTCGATTATATCGGCATCGGTTCTGAATTGAAAGCGGCACTCAAAACTTACACTGATGCCAAGGGCAAGGGGCAACCAACGCTTAAAGCCGAGGAAGCGTTACGTGTACTCCACGAGAAAATGGATGCTGTTCGAGGATTGTTTCATGACTTCGATTACTCGGGTTACCGCGACAACGCTCTAGCGCTGTTGCCGCCTGCCGCCAATCACATCCTTGGACTCGAAAAACAAAACGATAAGACCGGCATGCAACGATTTCTTGACATTATGGCGTCGATCAGCAAAGCCTACTCGCTGTGCAGCACGCTCGACGAAGCCCAACCATATCATCTTGAGATCGCATTCCTATCCGCAGTTCGCGCGGCCATCGTCAAGAACACGACCGTTGATCAAAAGCTGGTTCAGGATCAGAAGAACTCAGCGATGAAGCAGATCCTCGACAACGCCGTTGTTTCCGAGGGTGTCGTCGACGTCTTTTCGCTAGCCAACCTCGACAAGCCCAACATTGGCTTGCTCTCGGATGAGTTTCTCGAAGATGTCCGCAACATGCCGCTGAAAAACCTTGCCGTCGAACTGCTCGAGAAGCTGTTGCGAGACGAAATCCGCAGTCGCAGCGCCCGCAATGTCGTTCAAGAGAAAGCTTACACGGATCGGCTGATCGCGACACTTCGCAAGTATCACAACCGTAGTATCGAGACTGCCCAGGTGATCGAAGAGTTGATCGCCATGGCGAAAGACTTTCAGGCAAGACTCAAACGCGATGAGGAGCTGGGGCTCAGCGGTGATGAGGTCGCCTTCTATGACGCGTTGGCGAACAACGAGAGCGCGGTTCGTGAACTTGGCGATGAGATTCTCAAGAAGATCGCTGTGGAGATCACCGAGAAACTAAAAGCCAGCACCACGATTGACTGGCGAGAACGCGATAGCGTCCGCGCCAGGCTTCGCAACCTCGTGCGAGTATTGCTCCGTCGATATAAGTACCCACCCGACGATGCGCCAGCGGCGATTGAACTGGTCATGAAGCAAGCCGAAGCATTGGCCGAGGGCTGGTCGAACGAAGAACTCTGA
- a CDS encoding restriction endonuclease: MNNSLIWMVRAGRGAAYIDDFVEGDYVAIGWDIPDDFGQSPDKADIEGRLKEIYAGESDGTVAMWASQIVRYFNELQVGDRVATYDPNNRLYYIGEILSEVTAQEHHLKWRRDVKWKDQVSRDALKSSTRNSLGAISTLFAIRDEAVSDLDANKVPLGSDPAATEVTEKTADALKPERNSRELFEEGVTKSAEYIEDRISALNWEELQDLVAEILRAMGYRTRTSPRGADRGIDIFASPDGLGLEEPRIFVEVKHRRGTQMGSQDIRSFLGGRQQGDRCLYVSTGGFTKDAKYEAERSTIPITLITLPQLRELLVEHYDKMGPTGTALVPLERIYWPA; this comes from the coding sequence ATGAACAATAGCTTGATTTGGATGGTGCGTGCGGGACGCGGAGCAGCCTACATCGACGACTTCGTGGAAGGCGACTACGTTGCGATCGGCTGGGACATTCCTGATGACTTTGGGCAGTCGCCCGATAAAGCGGACATTGAAGGCCGGCTGAAGGAAATCTATGCCGGCGAGTCTGATGGCACGGTGGCGATGTGGGCATCTCAAATTGTTCGCTATTTCAATGAGCTGCAAGTGGGTGATCGCGTTGCGACCTACGACCCCAACAACCGCTTGTATTACATCGGCGAGATCCTATCCGAAGTAACAGCCCAAGAACATCACCTGAAATGGAGACGTGATGTCAAGTGGAAGGACCAAGTTTCTCGCGACGCATTGAAATCATCCACTCGGAATTCGCTCGGCGCTATCTCGACACTGTTTGCGATTCGCGATGAAGCGGTATCAGATCTTGACGCCAATAAGGTTCCGTTGGGATCCGATCCTGCCGCAACGGAGGTGACCGAGAAAACGGCGGACGCTCTCAAACCCGAACGGAACTCCAGGGAGCTCTTTGAAGAAGGGGTGACTAAATCCGCTGAGTACATTGAAGATCGCATTTCGGCTCTCAACTGGGAAGAATTGCAGGATTTGGTCGCTGAGATTTTGCGTGCGATGGGTTACCGCACGCGTACGTCTCCACGCGGTGCCGATCGGGGAATTGATATCTTTGCGTCGCCGGACGGGTTGGGTTTGGAAGAGCCGAGGATTTTTGTCGAGGTCAAGCATCGACGGGGAACTCAGATGGGCTCCCAGGACATCCGCTCATTCTTGGGTGGACGTCAGCAAGGCGATCGCTGTTTGTACGTTAGCACTGGCGGATTTACCAAAGACGCGAAGTACGAGGCTGAGCGGTCGACGATTCCAATCACGCTCATTACGCTTCCGCAGTTGCGTGAGTTACTGGTTGAGCATTACGACAAGATGGGGCCGACTGGTACGGCACTGGTCCCGCTAGAAAGAATTTACTGGCCTGCTTGA